In a genomic window of Zonotrichia albicollis isolate bZonAlb1 chromosome 7, bZonAlb1.hap1, whole genome shotgun sequence:
- the DYDC1 gene encoding DPY30 domain-containing protein 1 isoform X2 → MESQYLKQCLGDCLKKGLAEVVEHRPADPIEYLAHWIYKYRRNLDEEEKRILERAELEEERVAAQAELERLKIEEEQRKLEEQRQAELEKELAELEAQKKEAERQLQQGQTDLPTVIEEEEEEEEEEEN, encoded by the exons ATGGAGTCTCAGTATCTGAAGCAATGCCTGGGAGATTGCTTGAAGAAAGGACTGGCAGAGGTTGTAGAGCATCGGCCAGCAGATCCAATAGAGTATCTTGCACACTGGATTTACAAATACAGAAGAAACttagatgaagaagaaaag AGAATACTGGAGAGAGCTGAGCTGGAAGAAGAACGGGTGGCAGCCCAAGCAGAACTTGAAAGGTTAAAAATCGAGGAAGAGCAGCGGAAACTGGAAGAGCAACGGCAG GCTGAGTTGGAGAAAGAACTTGCAGAGTTGGAAGCACAGAAAAAGGAAGCTGAAAGGCAGTTGCAGCAG GGTCAAACAGACCTCCCAACAGTaatagaagaagaagaagaggaagaagaagaagaagaaaattag
- the DYDC1 gene encoding DPY30 domain-containing protein 1 isoform X1 — MESQYLKQCLGDCLKKGLAEVVEHRPADPIEYLAHWIYKYRRNLDEEEKRILERAELEEERVAAQAELERLKIEEEQRKLEEQRQAELEKELAELEAQKKEAERQLQQAIAEVTDEPEEPDESEPGQTDLPTVIEEEEEEEEEEEN; from the exons ATGGAGTCTCAGTATCTGAAGCAATGCCTGGGAGATTGCTTGAAGAAAGGACTGGCAGAGGTTGTAGAGCATCGGCCAGCAGATCCAATAGAGTATCTTGCACACTGGATTTACAAATACAGAAGAAACttagatgaagaagaaaag AGAATACTGGAGAGAGCTGAGCTGGAAGAAGAACGGGTGGCAGCCCAAGCAGAACTTGAAAGGTTAAAAATCGAGGAAGAGCAGCGGAAACTGGAAGAGCAACGGCAG GCTGAGTTGGAGAAAGAACTTGCAGAGTTGGAAGCACAGAAAAAGGAAGCTGAAAGGCAGTTGCAGCAG GCAATAGCTGAAGTTACAGATGAACCTGAGGAGCCAGATGAGAGTGAACCT GGTCAAACAGACCTCCCAACAGTaatagaagaagaagaagaggaagaagaagaagaagaaaattag
- the EXOSC3 gene encoding exosome complex component RRP40: MAAMAAERGTAAEALVGQVVLPGDLLLLPAHYDEDAEGERLRLSAGTAPQGRLLCGPGLRRSGAGLLVTKCGLLRHRPGGGGAYWVDSQQKRYVPVKGDHVIGIVTAKAGDVFRLDVGGSEPASLSYLAFEGATKRNRPNVQVGDLIYGQFVVANKDMEPEMVCIDSSGKSSGMGIIGQDGFLFKVSLGLIRKLLAPKCEIIQELSQLYPFEMVLGMNGRIWVKAKTVQQTLIVVNILEACEHMTAQQRKQALAKLSGN, translated from the exons ATGGCGGCCATGGCGGCGGAGCGCGGCACGGCGGCCGAGGCCCTCGTGGGGCAGGTGGTGCTGCCCGGGGACCTGCTTCTGCTCCCCGCGCACTACGACGAGGACGCGGAGGGCGAGCGGCTGCGGCTGAGCGCGGGCACCGCGCCGCAGGGGCGGCTGCTGtgcgggccggggctgcggcgcagcggggccgggctgcTGGTGACCAAGTGCGGGCTGCTGCGGCACCggcccgggggcggcggcgcctACTGGGTGGACTCGCAGCAGAAGCGG TATGTGCCGGTGAAGGGCGACCACGTCATAGGGATCGTGACGGCCAAAGCGGGGGACGTGTTCAGGCTGGACGTGGGCGGCAGCGAGCCGGCCTCCCTGTCCTACCTGGCCTTCGAAGGCGCCACCAAGAGGAACAGGCCGAACGTGCAG GTGGGAGATCTCATTTATGGCCAGTTCGTTGTAGCAAATAAAGACATGGAACCAGAGATGGTCTGTATAGACAGCAGTGGAAAGTCAAGTGGCATGGGAATAATTGGACAAGATGGCTTCCTCTTTAAAGTTTCCTTAGGTCTAATAAGAAA GCTCTTGGCTCCCAAATGTGAAATAATTCAAGAGTTGTCGCAATTGTACCCATTTGAGATGGTGCTGGGAATGAATGGAAGAATATGGGTAAAAGCAAAAACAGTTCAACAGACTTTAATTGTAGTAAATATTTTGGAAGCCTGTGAGCATATGACTGCACAACAGAGAAAACAAGCCCTTGCCAAACTGTCAGGGAACTAA